A window of Bacillota bacterium genomic DNA:
GTTTCAAGTCGGGAGTTATTGAATCCATTCTCATCTAAGGTCTTATTGGTATGTCAACACTAAACTGGACAAATATTTAAAGGTGCATTAGCTTGTACTCATTCGGTGTTAGATAGTCCAGTGATCCGTGTATGCGAACATTGTTGAACCAGTTTACATAATCAAAGAGTTCAAGGTCAAGTTCCTGTTGGCTAGAGAAAAC
This region includes:
- a CDS encoding IS3 family transposase codes for the protein VFSSQQELDLELFDYVNWFNNVRIHGSLDYLTPNEYKLMHL